One window of the Paenibacillus beijingensis genome contains the following:
- a CDS encoding YuzB family protein yields MKPMIEFCASNMHHGTRRLLEKLEENPELDVIEYGCLGNCGECYLAPFALVNGEIVSAEDVEQLEERIRDVLKDQQADREALDKLIDDL; encoded by the coding sequence CTGAAACCAATGATTGAATTTTGCGCCAGCAACATGCATCATGGCACCCGAAGGCTCCTCGAGAAGCTCGAAGAGAATCCCGAACTGGATGTCATCGAGTACGGCTGTCTGGGCAACTGCGGCGAATGCTACCTGGCGCCGTTTGCGCTTGTGAACGGAGAGATTGTCTCCGCTGAAGATGTGGAACAGCTTGAAGAGCGGATCCGGGACGTGCTGAAGGACCAGCAGGCGGACCGGGAAGCGCTGGACAAGCTGATCGACGATCTGTAA
- a CDS encoding NAD(P)/FAD-dependent oxidoreductase — translation MKRFVILGGGYGGLALAQELLDGDVPSDVSLVMIDRMPFQGLKTEYYALAAGTASDHELRVLFPSDPRLLLTYGEVTEIDPANKLVYLAGQDPLSYDWLVIALGCTDNYHGIEGAQQYSSSIQSFSSTRKTYQLINDTKPYGQVSIIGGGLSGVEVAAELRESRPDLNIRIIDRGSSVLSAFPGTLKRYVSSWFVEHHVEMRGNVSLDRVEQGALHDCKSGETILTDVTVWTAGIQPVEIVQRLNLPKDKQGRLVVNDFYQLPEHTNVFVIGDCASVPYSPSGQLAGAMGKQVAEVMQALWKGKEPKMSPIRLKGVLGSLGKKAGFGLMGKTSLVGRVPRLLKSGVLWKSKRHFG, via the coding sequence ATGAAACGTTTTGTCATTCTGGGCGGCGGATACGGCGGTTTGGCTTTAGCGCAGGAGCTGCTCGACGGGGATGTCCCCAGCGATGTTAGCCTTGTTATGATTGACCGGATGCCGTTTCAAGGCCTCAAGACAGAATATTACGCGCTTGCGGCGGGAACCGCTTCGGATCATGAACTGCGGGTATTGTTTCCTTCCGACCCGCGGCTGCTGCTCACGTACGGTGAAGTGACGGAAATCGATCCGGCGAACAAGCTGGTTTATCTGGCAGGCCAAGATCCTCTTTCTTACGACTGGCTCGTCATTGCGCTCGGCTGTACGGACAACTACCACGGCATCGAAGGCGCGCAGCAATACTCTTCCAGTATCCAAAGCTTTTCCTCGACACGCAAAACGTACCAGCTGATCAACGATACGAAGCCTTACGGACAAGTGTCGATTATCGGGGGCGGACTGAGCGGCGTCGAGGTGGCTGCAGAGCTGCGGGAAAGCCGGCCGGATTTGAACATCCGGATTATCGACCGGGGAAGCAGCGTACTGTCTGCATTCCCGGGCACGCTGAAACGTTATGTGAGCTCCTGGTTTGTCGAGCATCATGTGGAAATGCGCGGAAACGTTTCGTTAGACCGTGTTGAGCAAGGAGCGCTTCACGACTGCAAGTCGGGCGAGACGATTCTGACCGACGTCACGGTATGGACGGCCGGCATTCAGCCGGTTGAGATTGTGCAGCGTTTAAACTTGCCGAAAGATAAGCAGGGCCGGCTAGTGGTCAATGATTTTTATCAGCTTCCGGAGCATACGAACGTGTTTGTCATCGGCGACTGCGCATCCGTCCCTTATTCCCCAAGCGGGCAGCTCGCGGGCGCAATGGGCAAGCAGGTCGCGGAAGTGATGCAGGCGCTTTGGAAAGGCAAAGAGCCGAAGATGTCCCCGATCAGGCTCAAGGGCGTACTCGGCTCCCTCGGCAAAAAAGCCGGGTTCGGTTTGATGGGCAAAACGTCGCTCGTCGGACGTGTGCCCCGTCTGCTTAAGAGCGGCGTGCTCTGGAAATCCAAGCGTCACTTCGGATAG
- a CDS encoding ThuA domain-containing protein, with amino-acid sequence MIKVTIWNEFVHENIHEKVKEVYPDGIHNAIAKGIADSSFQIRTATLDQPEHGLTEEVLADTDVLIWWGHMAHDKVDDAIVERVQQRVWNGMGLVVLHSAHFSKIFKKLMGTGCDLKWREAGERERIWVVNPAHPIAAGLPEQFSLEEEEMYGEHFDIPAPDELVFVSWFEGGEVFRSGCTFSRGQGKIFYFRPGHETHPTYYNENVLHVIRNAVNWAAPSNAAAPVRGHRPEPLETIKVKQPQ; translated from the coding sequence ATGATCAAAGTGACGATTTGGAACGAATTTGTGCACGAAAACATTCATGAAAAAGTGAAAGAGGTTTATCCGGACGGCATTCATAACGCGATCGCCAAAGGCATTGCGGACAGCAGCTTCCAGATCCGGACGGCTACGCTCGATCAGCCGGAGCACGGCTTGACGGAAGAAGTGCTTGCCGATACCGATGTGCTGATTTGGTGGGGCCATATGGCGCACGACAAAGTCGACGACGCCATCGTAGAGCGCGTCCAGCAGCGCGTTTGGAACGGCATGGGTCTCGTTGTGCTGCACTCGGCCCATTTTTCGAAAATTTTCAAAAAGCTGATGGGCACCGGCTGTGATCTGAAATGGCGCGAAGCGGGCGAGCGCGAACGGATTTGGGTCGTCAATCCCGCCCATCCGATCGCCGCGGGTCTGCCCGAGCAGTTCAGCCTCGAGGAAGAGGAAATGTACGGCGAGCACTTTGACATTCCGGCACCGGACGAGCTCGTTTTCGTCAGCTGGTTCGAAGGCGGAGAAGTGTTCCGCAGCGGCTGCACGTTCTCGAGAGGACAAGGAAAAATTTTCTACTTCCGTCCGGGCCATGAGACGCATCCGACGTACTACAACGAGAACGTGCTCCATGTTATACGCAACGCCGTAAACTGGGCGGCTCCGTCCAATGCGGCAGCGCCGGTTCGCGGACACCGTCCGGAGCCGCTGGAGACGATCAAGGTGAAGCAGCCTCAATAA
- a CDS encoding SDR family oxidoreductase produces the protein MELQGRTVLITGSAKGLGRRTAMELGAKGCNVVLNYKTSEAEALRLCAEISDLGVGCAAVQADISQPDDVERLGAEAERLFGGVDILVNNAGPFIRERRVFAEYDREDIVGLLHGNLLGAMLLDHRLLPGMRERRWGRIVHFGFGRAMEGRAWPHRAVYAAAKTGLVSFTKTLAVEEAEYGITVNMVCPGDIRGENKEKSISEVIGVPDDESPRGRPGTGEDVARVITFLCLPQSDFLTGNIIDVTGGLDPIRPSIKR, from the coding sequence TTGGAGCTGCAGGGCCGCACCGTACTGATCACGGGAAGTGCAAAGGGATTGGGCCGGCGTACTGCTATGGAGCTTGGCGCCAAAGGCTGCAATGTCGTACTGAACTACAAAACGAGCGAAGCGGAAGCGCTGCGGCTGTGCGCGGAAATATCGGATCTCGGCGTCGGCTGCGCCGCCGTGCAGGCGGATATTTCGCAGCCGGACGACGTCGAGCGGCTCGGCGCGGAAGCGGAGAGGCTGTTCGGCGGCGTTGACATTCTGGTTAACAATGCGGGGCCGTTCATCCGGGAGCGGCGCGTATTCGCCGAGTATGATCGCGAAGATATCGTCGGACTGCTGCACGGCAATCTTCTTGGCGCCATGCTGCTCGATCATCGGCTGCTGCCGGGCATGAGAGAGCGAAGGTGGGGTCGCATCGTGCACTTCGGCTTTGGCCGTGCAATGGAAGGCAGAGCCTGGCCGCACCGCGCCGTATATGCCGCCGCCAAGACGGGTCTTGTATCGTTTACCAAGACACTGGCCGTCGAGGAAGCGGAATACGGCATTACCGTCAATATGGTCTGTCCGGGAGATATCCGCGGCGAGAATAAAGAGAAGTCGATTTCCGAAGTGATCGGCGTACCTGACGACGAATCGCCGCGCGGAAGGCCGGGTACGGGCGAGGATGTTGCCAGGGTCATCACCTTTTTGTGCCTGCCGCAGTCCGATTTTTTAACCGGTAACATCATTGACGTAACCGGAGGGCTCGACCCGATCCGGCCGTCCATCAAACGGTAG
- a CDS encoding DUF456 domain-containing protein: MNVTLEIIGWVLVVALFAVGMAGAVYPILPGALAIYAAFFVYGLFLGFGEFGVVFWTLQTLIVAILFIADYAVGAWGVKKYGGSKASVYGSTIGIIIGPFVIPGFGLLLGPLLGAVIGELIAGSDFKQSVKVGFGAVVGLFTSTVVKIILQLVMIILFIIWII, encoded by the coding sequence ATGAACGTAACGCTTGAAATCATCGGCTGGGTGCTGGTAGTCGCGCTGTTTGCGGTCGGGATGGCCGGAGCGGTCTATCCGATTTTACCGGGTGCGCTTGCGATTTATGCCGCTTTTTTCGTCTACGGTCTGTTCCTCGGCTTTGGGGAATTCGGCGTTGTGTTCTGGACGCTGCAAACGCTCATTGTCGCCATTCTGTTCATTGCCGATTACGCCGTCGGGGCATGGGGCGTGAAGAAATACGGCGGCTCCAAAGCTTCGGTTTACGGCAGCACCATCGGCATTATTATTGGTCCGTTCGTCATTCCCGGCTTCGGGCTGCTGCTTGGACCGCTGCTGGGAGCCGTTATCGGCGAGCTGATCGCCGGCTCGGATTTCAAGCAATCCGTGAAGGTCGGCTTCGGCGCGGTGGTCGGTTTGTTCACGAGCACCGTCGTCAAAATTATTTTGCAGCTGGTCATGATCATCCTGTTTATCATTTGGATTATTTAA
- a CDS encoding putative polysaccharide biosynthesis protein translates to MVKKDSLIKGTLILAAAALVARFLGIFQRVPLDYMVGDDGDVYFAVANTVYMYLLIIATAGIPSAISKMVSERYALGRPAEAQQIYRAALIFGAVTGIVLAALLYALAPLYSSFIAKTPGADISVRAIAPALLLFPVIAMMRGYFQGRQMMAAGGISQIVEQIMRVVLGIGIALIVLNWGWGDRWIAAAATFGSVFGSIGAFAVMLWYGRKLKRMDAAEAALARRDTSSAAPDASAAAVESAAAAKTEQRVKLPFRSIYKEIFSMSLPVVVTAMTVQFLYLVDTSFFVRLTESYYSSYAAAKEAMGYLTFNAQAIAGIPPILAIALSQSIIPVISAANSVRNMDEVQRQASLVMRIVVFTGVPAALILTVAAYSVNGLLFSSPAGSGMVAALTAGTIFQITMMTSNSILFGLGKPRPAMIHTLLGFAVKIAASLALAPLLGGYGLVLASTLCFLLITVLNLRVVRSSVKLAVLGKRWPAYLLTIVVTAGAGYGVDVLVRGALEGALPPKLIYLLGCMATGLVTLGLYALLLIMLRVVTETEAKSFPGPLRKLLLPLVRRLGRSRAASVKAD, encoded by the coding sequence ATGGTCAAAAAAGATTCGCTCATTAAAGGTACGCTTATATTGGCGGCGGCAGCGCTCGTCGCCCGGTTTCTCGGCATTTTTCAGCGGGTACCGCTCGATTATATGGTTGGCGATGACGGTGACGTCTATTTCGCGGTTGCCAATACCGTCTATATGTATCTGCTTATTATCGCGACGGCCGGCATTCCGAGCGCGATCAGCAAAATGGTGTCGGAGCGCTACGCACTCGGCCGTCCAGCCGAAGCGCAGCAGATCTACAGGGCGGCGCTGATCTTCGGCGCGGTAACGGGCATCGTACTGGCGGCGCTGCTTTACGCGCTGGCACCGCTCTATTCCAGCTTCATCGCCAAGACGCCGGGGGCGGATATATCCGTCCGTGCCATCGCGCCGGCGCTGCTGCTGTTTCCGGTCATCGCGATGATGCGCGGTTATTTTCAGGGACGGCAAATGATGGCCGCCGGCGGCATCTCGCAAATTGTGGAGCAGATCATGCGCGTTGTGCTCGGGATCGGCATTGCGCTGATCGTGCTGAACTGGGGTTGGGGGGACCGCTGGATCGCCGCGGCCGCAACGTTCGGCAGCGTGTTCGGCAGTATCGGCGCTTTTGCCGTCATGCTGTGGTACGGCCGCAAGCTGAAAAGAATGGACGCGGCAGAAGCGGCGCTCGCCCGGCGGGACACTTCTTCAGCGGCACCCGACGCCTCAGCTGCAGCGGTCGAGTCGGCAGCGGCCGCAAAAACCGAACAGCGGGTGAAGCTACCGTTCCGTTCCATCTACAAAGAAATTTTCTCTATGTCGCTGCCGGTCGTCGTAACCGCGATGACGGTTCAGTTTCTTTATCTGGTTGATACATCGTTTTTTGTGCGTCTGACGGAATCGTATTATTCTTCGTATGCTGCGGCAAAAGAGGCAATGGGTTATCTTACTTTCAATGCCCAGGCGATTGCCGGAATTCCGCCGATCCTGGCGATTGCGCTCAGCCAGTCCATCATCCCGGTGATCTCCGCTGCCAACTCGGTGCGGAACATGGATGAGGTGCAGCGGCAGGCGTCGCTCGTCATGCGGATCGTCGTCTTCACCGGCGTGCCCGCCGCTCTTATATTAACCGTAGCGGCGTATTCCGTGAACGGCCTGCTGTTCAGCAGTCCGGCGGGGAGCGGGATGGTAGCGGCGCTGACGGCGGGAACGATTTTTCAGATTACGATGATGACCAGCAATTCCATTCTGTTCGGACTCGGAAAGCCGCGGCCGGCGATGATCCACACGTTGCTCGGGTTCGCCGTGAAGATCGCCGCCAGCCTCGCGCTCGCTCCGCTTCTTGGCGGATACGGCCTTGTGCTCGCTTCCACGCTCTGCTTCCTGCTTATTACCGTGCTTAATCTGAGAGTCGTAAGAAGCAGCGTGAAGCTGGCCGTGCTCGGTAAGCGTTGGCCGGCTTATCTGCTCACGATCGTGGTTACCGCCGGAGCCGGCTACGGCGTTGACGTGCTGGTGCGCGGAGCGCTTGAAGGCGCCCTGCCGCCGAAGCTCATTTATTTGCTGGGCTGTATGGCGACGGGGCTTGTCACGCTTGGGCTGTATGCGCTGCTGCTGATCATGCTGCGAGTCGTAACGGAAACCGAAGCGAAATCGTTTCCGGGTCCGCTGCGCAAGCTGCTGCTCCCGCTTGTCCGCAGACTGGGCCGCAGCCGCGCGGCGTCTGTGAAAGCCGATTAA
- a CDS encoding NifU family protein yields MSENAQSTMYDEVLDVLDKLRPFLQRDGGDVELVDVEDGIVKLRLMGACGSCPSSTITLKAGIERALLEEVEGVQEVVQVF; encoded by the coding sequence ATGAGCGAGAATGCACAAAGCACGATGTATGATGAAGTGCTCGACGTTCTGGACAAACTCCGCCCGTTTCTGCAGCGCGACGGCGGTGACGTTGAACTGGTTGACGTGGAGGACGGCATCGTTAAATTGCGTCTGATGGGCGCATGCGGCAGCTGCCCTAGTTCCACCATTACGCTGAAAGCCGGCATCGAGCGCGCTTTGCTTGAAGAAGTGGAAGGCGTGCAAGAGGTTGTTCAAGTATTCTAA
- a CDS encoding UbiD family decarboxylase: protein MNHNLRQFVELLRSEGDLAVIDAPVDPYLELAEIHRRVIEQEGPALLFTNVTGSSFPVLTNMFGTARRVDLAFGPRPEALMKNIVGAADRLLPPSLGAVWGERGLIKDVLKVGLKTVAPSNAPVLEVCRKDKPLAGLPVLTSWQEDGGPFVTLPLVYTEHPEHRKKHNLGMYRMQVFDDSTTGMHWQIHKGGGFHYYEAEKRNEPLPVTVFLGGPPALIASAIAPVPEHLPELMIASLILGDKLPVVTDPYGPHRLPAQAEFAISGSVPPHLRRPEGPFGDHFGYYSLTHDFPVFNVNHVWHRKDAIYPATIVGKPRQEDYYLGEYLQRLLGPAFPMVMPGVRDLWAYAETGVHALAAAIVRESYSREALGTGFRILGEGQLSLTKVLMLTDQPLDLSRFDTLLETVLERFRPETDLFVFDKTSHDTLDYTSGKLNHGSKAILLGVGEPVRSLPGEYSEGPLADINDIAVYCRGCLTVSGASYASDPELPQRVLGELLERGTDWPLVVLVDDAKQTASAQTPFLWTVFTRFNPADDIYAATDVQRHHLGYRLPLVIDARMKPGYPDELFPREDIVQKVDSRWKEYFPG from the coding sequence ATGAATCATAATTTAAGGCAATTTGTCGAGCTGCTTCGCAGCGAAGGGGACCTGGCCGTCATCGACGCGCCGGTCGATCCTTATCTGGAACTGGCGGAAATTCATAGACGGGTAATCGAACAGGAAGGACCGGCGCTGCTTTTCACGAACGTGACAGGCAGCTCTTTTCCTGTTCTGACGAACATGTTCGGCACCGCGCGCCGCGTCGATCTCGCTTTTGGACCGAGGCCGGAGGCGCTGATGAAAAATATTGTCGGCGCGGCCGACCGTCTGCTGCCCCCGTCGCTTGGCGCCGTATGGGGCGAGCGCGGCCTGATCAAAGATGTGCTGAAGGTCGGGCTGAAGACGGTAGCCCCTTCGAATGCGCCGGTGCTGGAAGTGTGCCGCAAGGACAAGCCGCTTGCCGGCCTTCCGGTGCTTACAAGCTGGCAGGAGGACGGGGGACCGTTCGTCACGCTGCCCCTCGTCTATACGGAACATCCGGAGCACCGCAAAAAGCATAACCTGGGCATGTACCGGATGCAGGTATTCGACGATTCCACAACCGGCATGCACTGGCAAATCCATAAAGGCGGCGGCTTTCATTATTACGAGGCCGAGAAGCGGAATGAACCGCTGCCGGTGACGGTATTTCTCGGCGGGCCGCCGGCGCTTATCGCGTCGGCGATCGCTCCGGTGCCGGAACATTTGCCGGAGCTGATGATCGCATCGCTCATTCTCGGCGACAAACTGCCGGTCGTTACCGACCCGTACGGACCGCACCGTCTGCCGGCACAAGCGGAGTTCGCCATCAGCGGCAGCGTTCCGCCCCATCTGCGGCGTCCGGAGGGACCGTTCGGCGATCATTTCGGCTATTACTCGCTGACGCACGATTTTCCGGTATTCAATGTGAACCACGTCTGGCACCGGAAGGATGCCATCTATCCGGCGACGATCGTCGGCAAGCCGAGGCAGGAAGACTACTACTTGGGCGAATATTTGCAGCGGCTGCTCGGGCCTGCCTTCCCGATGGTCATGCCGGGGGTGCGCGACCTGTGGGCGTATGCCGAAACGGGCGTTCACGCGCTGGCTGCCGCCATCGTTCGGGAAAGCTATTCCCGCGAAGCGCTCGGAACCGGCTTCCGCATTCTAGGCGAAGGACAGCTGTCGCTCACCAAGGTGCTGATGCTGACCGACCAGCCGCTCGACCTGTCCCGCTTCGACACGCTGCTGGAGACGGTGCTGGAGCGTTTCCGGCCGGAAACCGATCTGTTCGTCTTCGATAAAACGTCGCACGATACGCTCGATTATACGAGCGGCAAGCTGAATCACGGCAGCAAGGCGATTCTGCTCGGCGTAGGAGAGCCGGTCCGGTCGCTGCCGGGAGAATACAGCGAAGGCCCGCTGGCCGATATTAACGATATCGCCGTTTACTGCCGCGGCTGCCTGACCGTATCCGGCGCTTCTTACGCGTCTGATCCGGAGCTGCCGCAGCGTGTGCTCGGAGAGCTTCTGGAGCGAGGCACCGATTGGCCGCTCGTCGTGCTGGTCGACGACGCCAAGCAGACGGCAAGCGCGCAGACGCCGTTTTTATGGACGGTATTTACCCGTTTCAACCCGGCTGACGATATTTACGCCGCAACCGATGTGCAGCGGCATCACTTGGGATACCGGCTGCCGCTTGTCATCGATGCCCGCATGAAGCCGGGCTATCCGGATGAGCTCTTCCCGCGCGAAGATATTGTGCAAAAGGTAGACAGCCGCTGGAAGGAATATTTCCCGGGCTGA
- a CDS encoding thioredoxin family protein, translating to MEKVQSEEAFRSAVSDSGVTVAVFKTTWCPDCHFINPFMPDLETKYAGRIKFIEIDRDDLPDLCSELNILGIPSFIAFRGGSEVIRFVSKLRKTREEIEQFLDRALQVSDAMPQA from the coding sequence ATGGAAAAGGTGCAAAGCGAAGAGGCGTTCCGTTCGGCGGTGTCGGACAGCGGCGTAACCGTAGCCGTGTTTAAGACGACCTGGTGCCCGGACTGCCACTTTATCAATCCGTTCATGCCGGATTTGGAAACCAAATACGCTGGCCGTATTAAATTCATCGAGATCGACCGGGACGATCTGCCGGATCTGTGCTCGGAGCTTAATATTCTTGGCATTCCGAGCTTTATCGCGTTCCGCGGCGGCAGCGAAGTGATCCGCTTTGTGAGCAAGCTGCGCAAGACGCGCGAGGAGATCGAACAATTTCTGGACCGCGCCCTGCAAGTAAGCGATGCGATGCCGCAAGCTTGA
- a CDS encoding COX15/CtaA family protein, whose protein sequence is MISGRYRALAWASCVGMFIVLIAGSTVTTTESQLGCGHDFPLCNGKFVPAHTFESLVEYSHRFITGIVGLLIVATFIATLRLYRKHREAVMYATASLVLTIIQAVMGALAVVYSQSPPVLALHFGISLLAVASTALLVVWVRRMDRGYAQRAGEPVPRFIYNFVLFIAVYCYVVVYLGAFIRHTDSGGGCLGWPLCNGEFVPEINGATGIVFLHRIAGLLLFILIAMFYLIMKRVHSGRTSMRASAKWALVLVIVQILSGALLTATIGDEKKFVFTSLLHNVIVTGLFSVILDMGIQAWRTRGGRLGS, encoded by the coding sequence ATGATATCCGGCCGTTATCGCGCGCTTGCATGGGCATCGTGTGTCGGAATGTTTATCGTCCTCATTGCGGGCTCCACGGTGACGACAACCGAATCCCAACTCGGCTGCGGACATGATTTTCCGCTTTGTAACGGGAAGTTCGTACCGGCTCATACGTTTGAATCGCTCGTTGAATATTCGCACCGGTTTATTACCGGTATTGTAGGGCTATTGATCGTGGCTACGTTCATCGCGACGCTTAGGCTGTACCGCAAACATAGGGAAGCGGTCATGTATGCGACGGCTTCGCTGGTGTTAACAATTATTCAAGCTGTTATGGGCGCTCTCGCGGTTGTCTATTCCCAGTCGCCGCCGGTGCTTGCGCTTCATTTCGGCATTTCGTTGCTTGCGGTCGCAAGCACGGCGCTGCTCGTCGTCTGGGTGCGGAGGATGGACAGGGGCTATGCGCAGCGCGCAGGCGAACCTGTGCCTCGCTTCATATACAATTTCGTTTTGTTTATCGCGGTCTACTGTTATGTCGTCGTTTATTTGGGCGCATTTATCCGCCATACCGATTCCGGCGGCGGCTGTCTCGGCTGGCCGCTGTGCAACGGCGAATTCGTCCCGGAAATTAACGGAGCGACAGGAATCGTGTTCCTGCACCGGATTGCGGGACTGCTGCTCTTTATTCTTATAGCGATGTTCTATCTGATCATGAAGCGGGTTCATAGCGGACGGACAAGCATGCGCGCATCCGCCAAGTGGGCGCTTGTGCTCGTCATTGTACAAATTTTGAGCGGCGCGCTGTTGACCGCTACGATCGGCGACGAGAAGAAATTTGTCTTTACCAGCTTGCTGCATAACGTCATCGTGACGGGGTTGTTCTCCGTTATTCTCGATATGGGAATCCAGGCGTGGCGAACACGGGGAGGTCGTCTTGGTTCATGA
- a CDS encoding Cof-type HAD-IIB family hydrolase, translating into MGNYKLLALDMDGTLLNDEQMISEENRVWIHKALDAGVTVSFSTGRGFQSALPFAEMLGLDTPMITVNGSEIWSKPHVLHRRTLMNPGDMKRMHKLALQYGEPWYWAYSVEGIFNKEKWIRPEEEYDHYHWLKFGFYTENDFTRKALREELESWGAFEITNSSPYNLEMNPLGVSKATAVRELCGLLGIEMSQAIAVGDSLNDIAAIREAGLGVAMGNAQDAVKEAADAVTLTNNEHGVAEVIRKFIFEENASYERNA; encoded by the coding sequence ATGGGAAATTATAAACTGCTCGCACTCGATATGGACGGTACACTGCTCAATGACGAACAAATGATCAGCGAAGAAAACCGCGTTTGGATTCATAAGGCGCTTGATGCCGGCGTGACGGTAAGCTTTTCGACCGGACGAGGCTTCCAAAGCGCGCTTCCTTTCGCCGAAATGCTCGGGCTTGACACGCCGATGATTACGGTCAACGGCAGCGAAATTTGGAGCAAGCCGCACGTGCTTCACCGGCGGACGCTGATGAATCCGGGAGACATGAAGCGGATGCACAAGCTGGCGCTCCAGTACGGAGAGCCGTGGTATTGGGCTTACTCGGTTGAAGGTATTTTCAACAAGGAGAAATGGATCCGGCCGGAGGAAGAGTACGACCATTATCACTGGCTCAAGTTCGGTTTTTATACCGAGAACGATTTCACCCGCAAGGCGCTCCGGGAGGAACTGGAGAGCTGGGGGGCGTTCGAAATTACGAACTCCTCTCCATACAACCTGGAAATGAATCCGCTCGGCGTTTCGAAGGCAACTGCGGTTCGCGAGCTGTGCGGGCTGCTCGGCATCGAGATGTCGCAGGCGATTGCCGTAGGCGACAGCTTGAACGATATCGCGGCAATCCGCGAGGCCGGACTCGGCGTCGCGATGGGCAACGCGCAGGATGCGGTGAAGGAAGCCGCTGATGCCGTGACGCTGACGAACAACGAGCACGGCGTGGCCGAAGTGATCCGCAAATTCATTTTCGAAGAGAATGCTTCTTATGAACGTAACGCTTGA
- a CDS encoding Cthe_2314 family HEPN domain-containing protein codes for MLRFLFGESPHTPQGELADAVKSMTAAAAYFRREAERGRDMNHKQRTYEIWTLGLISSLDELEQSHYAAQRFGSRIRSDTYAGLTDEERLDYRRYVYFDKNMFIRLFALLDKLGTLLNDRLALETERVKPYFSYFTVLRRMRERRLHGQLAAALNEVNDKYEDSMTRLRKRRNVEVHNMNSELQDDLAQSRLHYGTEMKLENLQQQIDDSAAGLAMAAETLRIAFDYLNSARR; via the coding sequence ATGCTTCGATTCCTGTTCGGCGAATCGCCGCATACGCCGCAGGGTGAGCTTGCGGATGCGGTGAAATCGATGACGGCCGCGGCCGCCTATTTCCGCCGGGAAGCGGAGCGGGGCCGCGACATGAACCACAAGCAACGGACATACGAAATATGGACGCTCGGCCTGATCTCGTCGCTCGATGAGCTTGAGCAGAGCCATTATGCCGCACAACGGTTCGGAAGCCGCATCCGGAGCGATACGTATGCCGGATTAACGGATGAAGAGCGGCTTGATTACCGGCGTTACGTCTATTTCGACAAAAATATGTTTATCCGGCTGTTCGCCCTGCTCGATAAGCTTGGTACGCTGCTGAACGATCGGCTGGCGCTTGAAACGGAGCGGGTGAAGCCGTATTTTTCGTATTTCACGGTGCTGCGGCGGATGCGGGAGCGCAGGCTGCACGGGCAGCTTGCGGCAGCTTTGAACGAAGTGAACGACAAATACGAGGATTCGATGACGCGACTGCGCAAACGGCGGAACGTCGAAGTGCACAATATGAACTCTGAGCTGCAGGACGACTTGGCGCAGAGCCGTCTTCATTACGGGACGGAGATGAAGCTGGAAAATTTGCAGCAGCAAATCGACGATTCCGCGGCGGGACTGGCCATGGCTGCGGAAACGCTGCGAATCGCGTTTGACTACCTGAACTCCGCGCGGAGATAG